From the genome of Mycoplasma putrefaciens KS1, one region includes:
- a CDS encoding lipoprotein has product MKKMLTFFGEIGMIASTSAVAVSCTTKERTPEQDFKIINAFGERLEKLIESVEKKEKKKRSKIKSSKLSSFNEFIEKFKKPIQILLKQQNLKMN; this is encoded by the coding sequence AGAAATTGGAATGATAGCTTCAACTAGTGCGGTTGCAGTTTCATGCACAACTAAAGAACGTACACCTGAACAAGACTTTAAAATAATTAATGCTTTTGGAGAGAGACTAGAAAAATTGATTGAATCTGTAGAAAAAAAGGAGAAGAAGAAAAGAAGTAAAATTAAGAGTTCGAAATTAAGTAGCTTCAATGAATTTATAGAAAAGTTCAAAAAACCAATACAGATACTACTAAAACAACAAAATTTAAAGATGAATTAA